Within the Oreochromis niloticus isolate F11D_XX linkage group LG14, O_niloticus_UMD_NMBU, whole genome shotgun sequence genome, the region tactttaaaacaacaacaaccatagGCTTTCATCACTACCAAAGATGAACACacttgatatatatatatatacagtggcttgcaaaagtatttggcccccttgaacttttccacattttgtcacattacagccacaaacatgaatcaattttattggaattccaggtgaaagaccaatacaaagtggtgtacatgtgagaagtggaacgaaaatcatacatgattccaaacactttttacaaataaataactgcaaagtggggtgtgcgtaattattcaacCCCCTTAGTCAATACtgtgtagaaccaccttttgctgcaattacagctgccagtcttttagggtatgtgtctaccagctttgcacatctagagactgaaatccttgcccattcttctttgcaaaacagctccagctcagtcagattagatgtacagcgtttgtgaacagcagttttcagatcttgccacagattctcgattggattcagatctggactttgactgggccattctaacacatggatatgttttgttttaaaccattccattgttgccctggctttatgtttagggtcgttgtcctgctggaaggtgaacctccgccccagtctcaagtcttttgcagactccaagaggttttcttccaagattgccctgtatttggctgcatccatcttcccatcaactctgaccagcttccctgtccctgctgaagagaagcacccccagagcatgatgctgccaccaccatatttgacagtggggatggtgtgttcagagtgatgtgcagttttagttttccgccacacatagcgttttgcattttggtctcatctgaccagagcaccttcttccacatgtttgctgtgtcccccacatggcttgtggcaaactgcaaacgggacttcttatggttttctgttaacaatggcttttttcttgccactcttccataaaggccaactttgtgcagtgcacgactaatagttgtcctatggacagattcccccacctgagctgtagatctctgcagctcgtccagagtcaccatgggcctcttggctgcatttctgatcagcgctctccttgttcggcctgtgagtttaggtggacggccttgtcttggtaggtttacagttgtgccatactccttccatttctgaatgatcacttgaacagtgctccgtgggatgttcagggcttgggaaatctttttgtagcctaagcctgctttaaatttctcaataactttatccctgacctgtctggtgtctaaatccaatcgagaatctgtggcaagatctgaaaactgctgttcacaaacactgtccatctaatctgactgagctggagctgttttgcaaagaagaatgggcaagactTTCAGTcgctagatgtgcaaagctggtagagacataccctaaaagactggtagctgtaattgcagcaaaaggtggttctacacagtattgactcagggggctgaataattacgcacaccccacttttcagttatttatttgtaaaaattgtttggaatcatgtatgattttcgttccacttttcacgtgtacaccactttgtattggtctttcacgtggaattccaataaaattgattcatgtttgtggctgtaatgtgacaaaatgtggaaaagtatatatatatataacataatGAGTAAAACCACATGGAGTTTGTAACAATAACATGACGTGTAGATTACATTATCAAATTCTTATTAAAGTTGCCGACTGTACATTTATTTGGCTCATCTCTGCTGGGAATATGTTCAGCATTAAGCGAATGAGTCAGCTAGTCTCAAGATAACATTTTGTGAATATTGGGGATGTGCACTGGTTACATGTGATTTGTGGTCTaaattttcagctgtttcacaaAGAGAATGTGACtcaaaggaaaacacacaacCAGTCTTGTGTTTCATGGTTTTAACCCCCACTAATCATTAACAGTCCAGGctggaaacaggaagtgaataTCTATACCGACTTCTCCAATAGCTACTTGGAAGTCAGTTGGTTTGATTTGAAGGTGAGCTTGTATGCGTGAGTTGGCGAGGTTTCCCTGCgtataattaaaaatatttaagagCATCATCTGGTCACTGATTCTTAAAAAACCCAGAAATACTGATTGAGTGACTCGGACCAAATCAGGAGTAATTCATGAAAGGAAATCCTCTAATAACTCTTTTATATTAACTGTTGTATCCTGGTTTTACATTTATGTGTTACTTAGTCTTGATATAACCTTAATTATGTAACAAAATAACTATTATTATACAAAATATTCTCAAAATGTAGCCAGGGTGTCACTCAGAGCACCACACTGTGCTCACAGATGGATTGCATGAAGAGTTTCAAAATTATTAAGACTCAAGAGATatttgaaaacatgttttaatctaacaacacacatttaaaaatgaaaagcgctaaaaaaaaagcacaacagcaAAACTGATGACATTATATTCACAACATGGTGAGAGATATGAGTGTCCATACAACGATAACAGAGGGGGTCAGCAATGCTACTATTTTATAAAGCCAAATACATTCACTGTAGACACAGATCCAGTTTGATGCTGTACAAGTCTGACTTGTAAACAGCAACAGCAAAGAAGCAAGTGCTAGACCTCTTTATTATCAGAAGGCTTCACTCTGTCCACCGGTGTCCACAGTGAGGCGCCGTGCACACGTAGTACAGTCGCATAGCATCCTGTGTGGGGCAACACACAAAAATGTGTCAGTCAAAACATAAAAGATCTGTGCTAGAATGTAACtcatctttaattttttttaaataaatacctCTCCCAAATATATATTCTGGATTAATAATTTGGTGCCTCCTGAAAAGCAGGGGGCTAAGAAGAATGtattagttttgtatttttatttttgacatgggcaaagatttttttttatattgaagTTGATTAAAACAGTTGCCAATTGTTTACCTATCtataaatatatctatatctctctctctctgtatatatatatatacacatatataaataattataaaaaaagGCAGCAACGCAGCCTTTATTGGGTGAAAAACAGCTATTTAACAGTCGGGTACAATGTTTCACACTACTGTGACTCTTTTATTCGTAAGGCAATTGCAGCTTGTGCAGATCAAGAGAAAGCAAAGGTTGCAATTACCTCAGCCTTCATACTGTGAGACTGGAAGAAGACTGCCTCCTTGTGACCACATCTGAGAAGAGaaacagtgaaagaaaaatgttataaaagTGTTACCACCATCAGAGCCACAACATCTCATTCCACAGtccataaaagttaaaaaaaattgtggaAACCTACAATGACCACCAACAGTTTATTTCAGGGCAGGCTGAACCTTTATCCATATTTCCTCTGTCCACTGTGACCGTTTAAATAATTAGTTGATACtagaaaaagttgcatttcctgcgaaaatgctgtgtggatgctgtaacgctgaagctgtctgctgaaaataactgaaaaacatgataaagtgcaaaaattgtatggcattgaggaaactgaaaattctgctgaaaataggAGTAGGAGCAtaattttttgctgaaaagtggtgaaaagcaaaaaattctactgaaaggggaTAAAGAAGCTGAGacatgtactgaaaagaggtgaaaaaaaatatgtcacCATGACCAGGATTCGAaactggccctcctggtctcaaggcggctactcatctcactgagtcAAACTATTTCTCACCAAAACAGAGATTGAGAAAATGACAAGtctgctaaatgagcagaagctgctgagctTTGTGcagagaagtgaaaaggctgaaaattctgcagaaaagaggtgaatcagcagaatttctgctgaaaagagtttctgctgaaaacagctgaaaaagctgggatttgtgctgaaaaggggtgaaaaaacttaaaattctgctgaaaaggggtgaaaaagctgaaatttgtgtttaaaagagttaaaaaaagtttaactgtgaactgaaaaaattgttgccataagcaggatttgaacccgggcctcccagtctgagaacggctgctcatctcactgagctaaaacacagctcagcccggcgagcagaaataagtgaccacattgataatgtgttccattcatttcaatgggcaaaaatattgcaaaaaaaattcaatatctcaaacaGTATAGAAgatatgagcaccaaaagtcatagcaatcattagcagaaagagcagaattttttaaagttggaATGGCAAAAATCGGATAAAAACTGTGGGACTAGTTCCACGgtgaaaaacgtacggaagcaactagaataactagaaaaagttgcatttcctgcgaaaatgctgtgtggatgctgtaacgctgaagctgcctgctgaaaataagtgaaaaagataaaaaggtgcaaaaattgtatggcattAAAGAACCTGAAAATTCTGCAGAGAACACGTGAAGAAGCataaatttttgctgaaaagtggtgaaaagcaaaaAGTTCTACTGAAAAGGGAGAAACAAGCTGAGGtactgaaaacaagtgaaaagaaatgttgccatgaccaggattcaaacctggccctcctTGTCTCGGgacggctactcatctcactgaaccaaacccactctcacaaaaaaaagagatggaGTAACTGACAATTCtagctaaatgagcagaagctgctgaggtttgtgctgagaagaggtgaaaaggctggaaaattgcagaaaagagataaataagcagaatttctgctgaaaagaggtaaaaaagcagaaaattctggtgaaaagaggtgaatgagcagaatttctgctgaaaagagttttttttctgaaaacagcagaaaaaactgcaaattttgctgaaaggggGTGAAGATGCTTAAATTTGTCTTGAAAGAgttaaaaagtttaactgtgaactgaaaaaaattgttgccataagcgggatttgaacccgggcctcccagtctgagaacggctgctcatctcactgagctaaaacacagctcagcccgGCGAGCAGAAATATgcttacagcatccacacaataaagaataaagagaaacaggaaaacaatagtatGATATTGACATACACAATAAAAGTATGATATAAAGGATACATAAAGTAATCATAAAATGTAGACAAACGAGAGCAGGGATGTGGttaaataaaatgcttttatGCTCAGCCCCCAGTGATGTAATCTACATTCCATGTGTTTTGCATGACCATACACATAGTTAGTCTCACTGATTGGTGACGATGTGCACCAATCAATTTCAAGATATATGCAGATTAAACAACGCTCTGCTGCTTAAATAAGCAAGTATTCTGTGTCAGTAATTATTGACTCTACACTTATTTGTAGAACTACACATTTCACTTActacttaaaatgtgtttgggTAACAATGCAGTTTTCAAATCATGATGCcttttaataaatatattgCAGTCGAATCGCTTAGGGATTACagaccttttaaaaaaacaaaaacaaaacataattaCTACTAAATTATACAGTCAGACAGAAGAACTAAAATGGAAGATTGTGAGATTGTTTTCATGATTGCAAATACAGAGGTTTTACAAGATGTTTCAAACCACTGATTATACTCAAAAAGCAAAAAGCCAGATTAGATTTTGCCACAGGCTCTAAAAGAGCCCACTCAGATCAGGAAAATTTTCTCTTGCACACATGAAACCAAAATGAATTTGTACCAGAATGTTTGGAAGAGAAAAGTAGTAGCTCATGACCTGAAGTATACCACTTTATTTGTCAAACTCGGTGGAGGCAGTGTTATGGCATGGGCATGTATAGCTGCTAGTGGAACTAGATCACTACAATTTACTGATTAAGTGAACAAGGCTATAGTATCTGCTCAGTTTTTCAGGATTCAGCTGAATCCTGAAAAACTGGTTTAACAGCACTTCACAATGGAaatggacaatgacccaaaataCCCTTAAAAACATCAGCTGGAGGTGAAGCATGGGCACTGAGTGAGGTCAGTAGgtaggtatggtaaaacttaCTTAGGGCAGGGGTGGTCTTCTGTTCTTGGCAGTGTTGGGTCCTGAGATACATCAGCGATGATTTGTGTGAgttcactggaaaaaaaatgtaaccatGAGGTTTAGAGCTCATCGACTGACATGACCTATGAATGCAATCTAAAATTCTAGTACTGTGCGCACTACAAAAGGAAGCCCACATGCAAAAAATGCTAAAGATTAGCCATTCAGTATGTGTGAATGCACATAAAAACACTGCTTTGTACTGTCTGAAATTGTACATGGAAAATCTTTTGTACATATTTGGAGAAATCAATCAAATCTGTGTGGCTGAATGAGTCTACACGGCGCATTTAACCCTAGATGTCATAACCATTTTGGTTGCTTTCAGAAGTGCTGCAATGATTGAATAGGAAGTTATCGCCCACTTTAGTGTGTGACTCAGTCTGCAATGAAAAATGACGAATTATTCAAATTGAGGAAATAAAACTCTTGCTAATTTTTGTTGTACTGTGGTTACTTACTCAACCTCATGGGTGATTTTATTGACGTAGATACAGCTGTTGTCTGCCTCTTGTTGGTAGTCACAGTTCCTGCACTGTTTGAGATCAAGATATTTTTTGTTAAAGAGCAGGACATTCAGTACAATGATTACAGACTTATTGTGGTACTCTTCCTGTATCACAACAATCTTCCTTTAAACTCTTCCGTTACATATGGTTTTACAACATTTTATACaataaattacaataaaatgttttaaatcagaGGTTGTTTCGAGCGgtttggtaccgggctgcgagagttgaggctcgggtgtgaaatttatggttttcagggtttttatcgttaactcggtttccctgggtctttttctgtgttgtagttgtgtgtcttattttgaaagaaatatttacacgttaccatagcgaccagagagcgttaagaggcagagaggaggacatTATTCTTAATGTTGTTgctgcatttcaggaggacgctgctaataaagttacacaattacacagtgaattcgcatttattattatatttacaaaataacacagtttttgtgtcattttatttgttgtatttatccgcaacaccttaaaggccggtctgtgaaaatattgtctgacattaaactggtccgtggcgcaaaaaaggttggggaccgctgtcttAAATAACTATTTGTCAGTCAGGAGTTTCTCTGTCCACTTAGGTCAGTATTTATCATTTGTGTAACCACTTGGGGTACCTTAACCtgctaggacctggcgtccacatatgtggacatcacatttcgggttgtctagaccaaaatactaaattttgctctacaagggcctgatatccacttatgaggacattatactgccactgttctatcgaaatttaaaacaaatgtcctcatatgtggatctcattttcctcagaaacaaaaataaagtttggAGGAGAGCTCCATCAGTCTttgagctttttattgtcacctGGTTGCAAGGAACCTTGGTGTGATATTTGACTGTGCTTTTAGATCTGCTATTAAGACAAGCCTTTTTCAATGAGGGCTCCTTGGTAAGGTGAAGGTGCACCTCC harbors:
- the polr2i gene encoding DNA-directed RNA polymerase II subunit RPB9, encoding MDLDGGTYEPGFVGIRFCQECNNMLYPKEDKENRILLYACRNCDYQQEADNSCIYVNKITHEVDELTQIIADVSQDPTLPRTEDHPCPKCGHKEAVFFQSHSMKAEDAMRLYYVCTAPHCGHRWTE